One part of the Populus alba chromosome 18, ASM523922v2, whole genome shotgun sequence genome encodes these proteins:
- the LOC118059485 gene encoding L-arabinokinase-like produces the protein MIRRALLTGHWKPYLERAISLKPCYEGGINGGEVAAHILQEIAFGKDYASDKLFPDALMILRFYVEIFKVFQIQRVSQRGWQS, from the exons ATGATTAGGAGAGCTTTACTCACTGGTCACTGGAAACCTTATCTTGAACGTGCAATTAGTTTGAAACCATGCTACGAGGGAGGCATTAATGGAGGCGAG GTGGCAGCTCACATTTTGCAGGAGATAGCTTTTGGTAAAGACTATGCTTCAGATAAG cTCTTTCCAGATGCACTAATGATTTTGAGATTCTACGTGGAGATCTTCAAGGTCTTCCAGATACAAAGAGTTTCTCAAAGAGGTTGGCAGAGCTAG